A region from the Acyrthosiphon pisum isolate AL4f chromosome A1, pea_aphid_22Mar2018_4r6ur, whole genome shotgun sequence genome encodes:
- the LOC100160932 gene encoding neural Wiskott-Aldrich syndrome protein yields MKPGLYHEQKCSQLLTKDENESVLQLLGPKCQSLAMAVVQFFSTDGPEGTEWRQKNFGILCFVRDPNRKSYYFRLYCPIRHQLLWEHEMYNGLQYQSSAKFFHCFEAEECIVGFNFASEDEAAVFEETVINLQRRRREKRLEQRSKSHNNQNNVLQPVSNSNNTYGPPVQMNGKSHKNKGKNSKNKKYTKDQIGLPENFRHVQHIGWDPDRGFDLGQIKDPQLNTFFAKAGVSESQLRNPQTRDFIYDFIDKHGGMDAIKEDVQDSLTPPPLPTRFRQAPPPPPPTSNNTPNIRSPAPPPPRPNNVTIPVKKQEDIFIPPPPPLMNAAPPPPPPPQMELTKSKPVEAVPDTRSALLEAIRSGKTLKHVDTSNSVKASNTTEPNSRNNLLDQIRQGVELKSVQPIEKKSIKNLEGDGLAGALARALAERARVIHSDSSTSDSSEGDDDWDD; encoded by the exons atgaaaCCAGGATTATATCATGAACAAAAATGTTCACAGCTATTAACTAAGGATGAAAATGAATCTGTGTTACAACTATTGGGCCCAAAATgtcaa AGCTTGGCTATGGCTGTAGTTCAGTTTTTTAGCACTGATGGACCTGAAGGTACTGAATGGAGGCAAAAGAATTTTGGAATTCTTTGTTTTGTCAGAGATCCGAATAGAAagtcatattattttcgattGTATTGCCCAATAAGACACCAATTATTGTGGGAACAtgaaatgtataatggattacaATATCAAAGTTCTGCTAAATTTTTCCATTGTTTTGAAGCCGAG gaatGTATAGTTGGGTTCAATTTTGCAAGTGAAGATGAAGCTGCAGTGTTTGAAGAGAcagtaattaatttacaaagaaGAAGACGGGAAAAACGATTGG AACAAAGGTCGAAGTcacataataatcaaaataatgtcTTGCAACCTGTAAGTAATTCTAATAATACTTATGGACCACCAGTTCAAATGAATG GCAAaagtcataaaaataaaggcaaaaattcaaaaaataagaaatacacaAAAGATCAAATAGGTCTACCAGAAAATTTCAGACATGTGCAACATATTGGTTGGGATCCAGATCGAGGTTTTGATTTAGGACAGATTAAAGATCCACAATTAAATACATTCTTTGCTAAG GCCGGGGTTTCCGAAAGTCAACTACGTAATCCTCAGACTCgagattttatttatgattttattgataAACATGGTGGTATGGATGCTATTAAAGAAGATGTTCAAGATTCACTTACTCCGCCTCCTTTGCCAACAAGATTTCGTCAAGCTCCACCTCCACCTCCACCTACTTCAAATAATACACCAAATATAAGAAGTCCAGCACCACCGCCCCCTCGGCCCAACAATGTGACTATTCCAGTTAAAAAACAAG aagacATTTTTATTCCTCCACCTCCGCCATTAATGAATGCAGCTCCACCACCCCCACCGCCGCCACAAATGGAATTGACCAAGAGTAAGCCTGTTGAAGCTGTACCAGACACTAGATCTGCACTATTAGAAGCCATCCGGTCTGGTAAAACACTCAAG caTGTTGATACTTCAAATTCTGTAAAAGCATCTAACACTACAGAACCTAATTCAAGAAATAACTTACTTGATCAAATAAGACAAGGCGTAGAATTGAAATCG gtgCAACCAATCGAaaagaaaagtattaaaaatttagaagGGGATGGTTTAGCTGGGGCATTAGCTAGAGCTTTAGCTGAACGAGCTAGAGTTATTCACAGTGACAGTAGTACCAGTGACTCCAGTGAAGGCGATGATGACTGGGATGATTGA
- the LOC100160249 gene encoding uncharacterized protein LOC100160249 isoform X1 codes for MLDEREKPFEEDIHEEDEFIKRRSNCTMFLGYTSNMVSCGNRDAIRFVVQHKMVDCIVTTAGGVEEDLIKCLAPTFIGDFQLKGSTLREDGLNRIGNLLVPNNNYCKFENWVMPILDKMLEEQNIAWTPSKIIERLGLEINDEQSICYWAAKNKIPIFCPALTDGSLGDMMYFHSFRNPGLIIDILKDLRRLNTMAVKAANSGMIIIGGGVIKHHICNANLMRNGADYAVYLNTASEYDGSDSGARPDEAVSWGKIKADASPVKIYGDATLIFPLLVGETFAKRYHKNKK; via the exons ATG TTAGATGAAAGAGAAAAACCATTTGAAGAAGATATTCATGAAGAAGACGAATTTATCAAACGCCGTTCAAATTGCACAATGTTCCTTGGTTATACTTCAAATATGGTTTCATGTGGTAACCGTGATGCAATACGCTTTGTTGTCCAACATAAGATGGTCGACTGTATAGTGACAACTGCTGGAGGAGTTGAGGAagacttaataaaatgtttagctcCTACATTTATAGGAGATTTTCAATTAAAAGGTAGCACTCTCCGTGAAGATGGCCTCAATAGAATTGGAAATTTATTAGTTCCAAATAACAACTACTGCAAATTTGAGAATTGGGTCATGCCTATTTTAGATAAGATGCTCGAAGAAcaa AATATTGCTTGGACTCCTTCTAAAATAATCGAAAGATTGGGCTTAGAAATAAATGACGAACAATCAATATGCTATTGGGCAGCAAAGAATAAGATCCCCATATTTTGTCCAGCTTTAACCGATGGTAGCTTAGGAGATATGATGTACTTCCATTCCTTTAGAAACCCTGgtcttattattgatatattaaaag ATTTGAGAAGATTGAACACGATGGCGGTAAAAGCAGCAAATAGTGGAATGATTATAATTGGGGGTGGAGTGATAAAACATCATATTTGCAATGCCAATTTgatg AGAAATGGTGCTGATTATGCGGTTTATTTGAATACTGCATCAGAATATGATGGTAGTGATTCTGGAGCTCGACCCGATGAAGCTGTTTCATGGGGTAAAATAAAAGCAGATGCTTCACCAgtgaaa ATTTATGGCGATGCAACACTTATATTTCCGCTTTTAGTAGGAGAAACCTTTGCAAAAcgatatcataaaaataaaaaatga
- the LOC100160249 gene encoding uncharacterized protein LOC100160249, with protein sequence MEPQKASDAVLKKSLDISSENPTVKGYDWNNGIDYEQLLSVYRYSGFQATNFGLSVEQINKMLDEREKPFEEDIHEEDEFIKRRSNCTMFLGYTSNMVSCGNRDAIRFVVQHKMVDCIVTTAGGVEEDLIKCLAPTFIGDFQLKGSTLREDGLNRIGNLLVPNNNYCKFENWVMPILDKMLEEQNIAWTPSKIIERLGLEINDEQSICYWAAKNKIPIFCPALTDGSLGDMMYFHSFRNPGLIIDILKDLRRLNTMAVKAANSGMIIIGGGVIKHHICNANLMRNGADYAVYLNTASEYDGSDSGARPDEAVSWGKIKADASPVKIYGDATLIFPLLVGETFAKRYHKNKK encoded by the exons ATGGAGCCACAGAAAGCATCAGATGCGGTTTTGAAAAAGAGCCTAGACATTTCATCAGAAAATCCAACAGTAAAAG gttATGATTGGAACAATGGAATCGACTACGAACAATTACTGTCAGTGTATCGGTATTCTGGATTCCAGGCGACAAATTTTGGATTATCTGTCGAACAGATAAATAAAATG TTAGATGAAAGAGAAAAACCATTTGAAGAAGATATTCATGAAGAAGACGAATTTATCAAACGCCGTTCAAATTGCACAATGTTCCTTGGTTATACTTCAAATATGGTTTCATGTGGTAACCGTGATGCAATACGCTTTGTTGTCCAACATAAGATGGTCGACTGTATAGTGACAACTGCTGGAGGAGTTGAGGAagacttaataaaatgtttagctcCTACATTTATAGGAGATTTTCAATTAAAAGGTAGCACTCTCCGTGAAGATGGCCTCAATAGAATTGGAAATTTATTAGTTCCAAATAACAACTACTGCAAATTTGAGAATTGGGTCATGCCTATTTTAGATAAGATGCTCGAAGAAcaa AATATTGCTTGGACTCCTTCTAAAATAATCGAAAGATTGGGCTTAGAAATAAATGACGAACAATCAATATGCTATTGGGCAGCAAAGAATAAGATCCCCATATTTTGTCCAGCTTTAACCGATGGTAGCTTAGGAGATATGATGTACTTCCATTCCTTTAGAAACCCTGgtcttattattgatatattaaaag ATTTGAGAAGATTGAACACGATGGCGGTAAAAGCAGCAAATAGTGGAATGATTATAATTGGGGGTGGAGTGATAAAACATCATATTTGCAATGCCAATTTgatg AGAAATGGTGCTGATTATGCGGTTTATTTGAATACTGCATCAGAATATGATGGTAGTGATTCTGGAGCTCGACCCGATGAAGCTGTTTCATGGGGTAAAATAAAAGCAGATGCTTCACCAgtgaaa ATTTATGGCGATGCAACACTTATATTTCCGCTTTTAGTAGGAGAAACCTTTGCAAAAcgatatcataaaaataaaaaatga